The Montipora capricornis isolate CH-2021 chromosome 6, ASM3666992v2, whole genome shotgun sequence genome has a window encoding:
- the LOC138053553 gene encoding uncharacterized protein has product MYADDHQVYSSGEKIEDVETILNDEGTRTSEWYQQNLLKCNQDKFQAMSLGSRYKKKGMNLNIKDINIKSSPGIDLLGVAIDDELNFTKHITKVCTKGARKVGILMRFRNLLPTEAKLRIFKAFILAQVTYCHIVWHHCRSSDKRKLERLQERAMRAIYCDRTSTYEALLEKARLPTLCNRRLQDMAIFMYKVKNNLVPSYISELFSCEMSRYNLRNTDDFSLPRCNTVTYGRHSLRELLNQRDLRPKALCKQLAVLAQGEENAEMLSVVKNSITERYTSSIRTKESAEYY; this is encoded by the exons ATGTACGCTGATGACCACCAAGTGTACTCTTCTGGAGAGAAGATTGAGGATGTAGAAACAATCCTGAACGATGAGGGAACCCGTACCTCTGAATGGTATCAGCAAAACCTACTCAAGTGTAACCAAGATAAATTTCAAGCTATGAGTCTGGGATCAAGATACAAGAAAAAGGGAATGAACTTAAATATAAAGGACATTAATATAAAATCAAGTCCTGGGATTGATCTTTTGGGAGTAGCAATTGATGATGAATTGAACTTTACTAAGCATATTACCAAAGTCTGTACTAAGGGGGCAAGGAAAGTAGGAATACTTATGAGGTTTAGGAACTTGTTACCTACTGAAGCTAAATTAAGAATTTTCAAAGCTTTTATTTTAGCTCAGGTTACATATTGTCACATAGTATGGCACCATTGTCGCTCGTCAGACAAGAGAAAGCTTGAAAGGTTGCAGGAGCGAGCAATGAGAGCTATTTACTGTGACAGGACTAGCACTTATGAAGCACTTCTAGAGAAAGCAAGACTTCCAACGTTATGTAATCGCAGGCTCCAGGACATGGCCATATTTATGTATAAAGTTAAGAATAATTTAGTTCCATCATATATTTCTGAACTTTTTAGTTGTGAGATGAGTAGGTACAATCTTAGGAATACAGACGATTTCTCCTTACCAAGATGTAACACCGTTACATATGGAAGACATAGCTTAAG AGAATTACTGAATCAACGCGACTTGCGGCCAAAAGCTCTTTGCAAACAACTGGCTGTACTGGCGCAGGGTGAGGAAAACGCTGAAATGTTATCAG TTGTGAAGAACTCCATAACCGAGCGATACACCTCCTCAATAAGGACAAAGGAAAGTGCGGAGTACTACTGA